The Leisingera caerulea DSM 24564 genome has a window encoding:
- a CDS encoding nucleotidyl transferase AbiEii/AbiGii toxin family protein, with amino-acid sequence MRGTIHEPEAKVVTDTVEREFGFAEIQVVDKRDLFAGKMVAACDRQHPRDLFDMGKLMQEEAISDELMNTFLAYACLSGRPLHEILFPNKIDLVEAYEKEFNGMTSDPVELDELISARDDLFQVIQSKIDEKRLGALKSVLRLEPDLGAIGMERVIELPAFKW; translated from the coding sequence ATGCGCGGCACAATTCATGAACCGGAAGCGAAAGTCGTAACAGACACCGTGGAGAGAGAATTTGGATTTGCAGAAATCCAGGTCGTGGACAAGCGTGATCTGTTTGCTGGCAAAATGGTCGCCGCCTGTGACCGCCAGCATCCGAGGGACCTTTTCGACATGGGAAAACTCATGCAGGAGGAGGCTATCAGCGATGAGCTCATGAATACCTTCCTGGCCTATGCCTGCCTTTCCGGCCGCCCCCTTCATGAGATCCTGTTCCCAAACAAGATCGACCTGGTGGAGGCTTATGAGAAAGAATTCAACGGTATGACGTCCGATCCCGTGGAGCTGGATGAGCTGATCTCCGCCCGCGACGACTTGTTTCAAGTGATCCAGTCGAAGATTGATGAAAAACGCCTGGGGGCGCTGAAGAGCGTCCTGCGCCTTGAACCTGACCTGGGGGCGATTGGGATGGAGCGGGTGATCGAGCTCCCGGCTTTCAAGTGGTAA
- a CDS encoding nucleotidyl transferase AbiEii/AbiGii toxin family protein — translation MDPRYKAQVQLLVNVLPAVASVDVFALKGGTAINLFHFDLPRLSVDIDLTYLPVQNRNESLRGISDGLGKIIEEVETLRQPGLSVSRILGGRCGEHKAFDFGRLFNS, via the coding sequence ATGGACCCGAGATATAAAGCACAAGTGCAGCTGCTTGTTAACGTCCTGCCAGCAGTGGCAAGCGTTGACGTCTTTGCGCTGAAAGGCGGCACCGCTATCAACCTTTTTCATTTTGACCTCCCACGCCTCTCTGTTGACATCGACCTCACCTATTTGCCGGTGCAGAACAGAAATGAGAGCCTGAGAGGAATCTCAGATGGGCTAGGCAAGATCATAGAGGAGGTCGAGACCCTGAGGCAGCCGGGCTTGTCGGTTTCACGCATCCTGGGGGGGCGATGCGGAGAACACAAGGCTTTTGATTTCGGCCGGCTCTTCAACAGTTAA
- a CDS encoding DNA-directed RNA polymerase subunit alpha C-terminal domain-containing protein, with protein sequence MTKKRTPLALRYGLGGRAERALSAIGVMNDDDLEAIDVSRLKRLRSIGDGTIHEIRTARTRMLKSRHGSGYSDALTLELPAGAERHQDEDARNDFSLSDEAEFDEAEFARRHRLNGRAVSALRDAGVRSDRSFAAADLEALAQMPAVGAKTMDLIRRARVRMAMSSSDQLEQAKRLSQARKVAAKAGLRKDAIEMLVRAGVGTLEDLQSIDLEAAAARVPKYSRRQKAAFNDIRAAQDRLLAGMRGPSMDSRSNIDPGSVRLAFRHGLKWRAAKALSALKVSSDDGLASINFGALARVDGIGRRTIESIRAARTDLMKSRHGADYEDEGMLAPEAGEDVQFIGDAGELSPRALKVLEALNIDTNRKLIDLDFAEAARLKGVGRETIAELRSARSGLLFELAGVARKTGTALGVSRSGKGLLVEFSDGERLWLPKAKCTVLEDGKQVSVPRGLITASREWMNHPPQPAPPRDQAETEMPTP encoded by the coding sequence ATGACGAAAAAGCGAACACCTCTTGCATTGCGTTACGGCCTCGGAGGCCGGGCCGAGCGCGCGCTGAGCGCTATCGGAGTCATGAATGACGATGACCTGGAAGCGATCGACGTCTCGCGTCTCAAAAGGCTCCGCTCCATTGGGGACGGAACGATTCATGAAATCCGGACAGCCCGCACCCGCATGCTGAAATCCCGGCATGGTTCCGGGTATTCAGACGCTCTGACATTAGAGCTGCCCGCCGGTGCTGAGAGGCATCAGGATGAGGATGCGAGAAATGACTTCTCACTGAGCGATGAGGCAGAATTTGATGAGGCGGAATTTGCCAGGCGGCACCGCCTGAATGGGCGGGCCGTTTCGGCTCTGCGCGATGCCGGTGTGCGATCTGACCGGAGTTTCGCGGCTGCCGACCTCGAGGCGCTGGCTCAAATGCCAGCGGTCGGGGCGAAAACCATGGATCTCATCCGCCGGGCGCGGGTGCGCATGGCAATGTCGTCCTCAGATCAGCTGGAACAGGCAAAACGCCTGAGCCAGGCGCGGAAGGTCGCGGCTAAGGCCGGTTTGAGGAAAGACGCCATTGAAATGCTTGTACGGGCTGGCGTTGGAACGCTTGAAGACCTGCAAAGCATTGATCTGGAAGCGGCTGCAGCCCGGGTGCCAAAATACTCACGCCGTCAAAAGGCGGCCTTTAACGACATCCGGGCTGCCCAGGATCGTCTATTGGCCGGGATGCGCGGGCCAAGCATGGACAGTCGGAGCAATATCGACCCGGGCTCTGTGCGGCTTGCTTTCCGTCACGGGCTGAAGTGGCGTGCGGCAAAAGCTCTGTCCGCCCTCAAGGTGAGCAGCGATGACGGGTTGGCATCGATCAATTTCGGCGCATTGGCGCGCGTGGATGGGATTGGGCGTCGAACAATCGAGTCCATCCGTGCGGCTCGTACGGATTTGATGAAGTCCCGTCACGGCGCGGATTACGAAGACGAGGGTATGCTCGCCCCTGAAGCGGGGGAAGACGTTCAGTTTATTGGTGATGCCGGCGAGCTCAGTCCTCGCGCACTGAAGGTGCTGGAGGCCCTCAATATCGACACGAACCGGAAGCTCATCGACCTCGACTTTGCCGAAGCAGCCCGCCTCAAGGGCGTCGGCCGGGAGACTATTGCAGAGCTGCGCTCAGCCCGCAGCGGGCTGCTCTTTGAACTGGCCGGCGTGGCCAGGAAGACCGGGACAGCCTTGGGTGTAAGCAGGAGCGGCAAGGGGCTGCTGGTGGAGTTCTCTGACGGAGAACGGCTCTGGCTTCCCAAGGCTAAATGCACGGTTCTTGAAGACGGCAAGCAGGTTTCTGTACCCCGCGGTCTCATTACCGCATCCAGGGAGTGGATGAACCATCCACCGCAGCCAGCTCCGCCGCGGGATCAGGCGGAAACAGAGATGCCGACACCCTAG